In Liquorilactobacillus nagelii DSM 13675, the following proteins share a genomic window:
- a CDS encoding HK97 family phage prohead protease, whose amino-acid sequence MTVDLEKRQVSTKISLRTTDDQDGAPQLIEGYALKFNRQSDVLGGGWGPTFRETIDPHALDNTDMSNVVATFNHDESKVLGRTGVNLQLSVDNIGLKFQVQPPDTQLARDLMTNIAAGIINQCSFAFTIPDEATAQDWEESNEDDVDYIRSINQIDHLYDVSVVTTPAYPDTEAVVGQRSKKLVENLIKQKDSWRQERKKMLLELKKQEILDQI is encoded by the coding sequence ATGACAGTTGATTTAGAAAAACGCCAAGTATCGACAAAAATCAGTTTGAGAACAACAGATGATCAAGACGGCGCCCCACAACTGATTGAGGGCTACGCTTTAAAATTTAATCGGCAATCTGATGTTCTTGGTGGGGGTTGGGGGCCAACTTTTCGTGAAACAATTGATCCACATGCATTAGATAATACTGATATGTCAAATGTAGTCGCAACTTTTAATCATGACGAAAGCAAAGTCTTAGGCCGTACAGGAGTTAACTTACAACTTTCAGTTGATAATATTGGGCTTAAATTTCAAGTGCAACCTCCAGATACACAATTGGCACGTGACTTAATGACGAATATTGCTGCTGGAATTATTAATCAGTGTAGTTTCGCGTTCACGATACCTGATGAAGCTACTGCACAAGATTGGGAAGAATCAAACGAAGATGATGTTGATTATATCCGGAGTATTAATCAGATTGACCATCTCTATGATGTTTCAGTAGTGACTACACCAGCTTATCCTGATACAGAAGCAGTTGTTGGCCAACGGAGCAAAAAGCTAGTTGAAAACTTAATCAAGCAGAAGGATTCATGGAGACAAGAGCGAAAAAAGATGTTATTAGAACTAAAAAAACAAGAAATTTTAGATCAGATTTAA